In the genome of Fodinicurvata sp. EGI_FJ10296, the window CGCCGTCCTCCAGAATCGATCCCGGCAGCAAGCGGCCGGCGAGCGGATGATCGACGCCGAAATTCTCCTGCGCCGCCGCCGATGTCAGGCCCACTTTCCAGCCTGACGGTTGCTGTCCGTCATCGACCAGACCCGCCACCACGGCGTTCTGAACGCAAATGGCGTGGTCGCCATCGGCGATTGCGGGCGCGGACATCGCCTCGCGATGCTGCCAGGCCATGACGATTTCATCCGCGATCGCCTGTGTGCCGTCGGGGCAGCCGGCCGCAGCAAGAGCCGGCGCGCCTGGGCTCATGAGAGCACCGATCAGGCCGCTCGCAAACAGGTACCCGTATCTCCGGATCATCATCCAGCACCTCCCTGCCCCGTTTTCCCACCGCTCATCAGCCAGCCCAGACCTCAGCCTTCCCAGACCCGGGCCACATCCTCTACCGCAGGCCGGGGGCGTTCGGTCGGCTGTTCGCGGGCGGTGCCCAGATAGACGAAGCCGACGATACGGTCGGTTTCGGGGTTGTGGCCGAGATGGGCGACGACATCGGGGCTGTAGGCCGGCCACTCGGTAATCCACTGGGCGGCATAGCCCATGGCCAGCGCCGCACACAGGATGTTGTAGCAGACGAGACCGGCCGACAGCAGTTGTTCCTGTACCGGGATCTTCGGATGGTTGACATCCGGCGTCGAAACCACCGCAAGCACCAGCGGCGCCCGGGTCATGCGTTCGGCCTCGACCGCGATCTTGTTTTCGTTCGCCGCCGGATAGTCGCGCTTGAAAATCTCACCCAATCTGGCGCCGAGCGCTTCCTGTCCCGCGCGGTGGAGAATCTTGATCCGCCAGGGCGTCAGTTTGCCATGGTCGGGAACTCTGGTGGCAACCTTCAGGATGCGATCCAGCGAAGCCGCGTCGGGCCCTGGCTCGACCATATCGCGAACCATCACCGACCGTCGTGCTTCCAGAAATGACAGCACCGCTTCGTTTTCCGGCATCGTTCTTCAATCCTTCCGTCTCTCGTCGAGAATCGCTCTCAAGCCTTCCCGGTATGTCGGATAGGCAAGCGTCACATCCAGCAGATTCTTCATCCGGGCGTTCGAGATGCGCTTGTTCTCGCTGTAGAAATCGCGCGCCATCGGACTCATGTCGGCGTCATCGAACGCCACGGCTTCCGGGATCGGGACGCCCAGCAGGCGGCAGGCCTCGGCGATTACCTGTTCCGACGGCGACGGCTCGTCGTCGCACAGATTGAATACCGGACCGATTCCCGGCCGGTCGATGGAGGCGACGACGGCATCGGCGAGATCATCGACGTGAATGCGGTTGAACACCTGATTCGGCTTGATGATTCGCCGCGCCGTTCCGGCTTCGACCTGATCGATGGCCGATCGGCCCGGCCCGTAGATGCCCGGTAGCCGGAAAATGTGAACCGGGACGCCGGCAGCCCGGCCCGCTTCGGTCCACGCCGCTTCGGCCGCTGCGCGTCTTTTCGCCCGAACCGACCGTGCGGCGATCGGGACCGTTTCATCGGTCCATTCCCCTTTGCGATCCCCATAGACACCGATCGTGGACAGATAGCCGATCCACGTTTTGCCGGCCCAGATGCCATTCCCGCCACCCGGAGCGTCCGCGAATGCCAGCAGCGCCGGATCGCCGGATTCCAGCGGGGCCGCGCTTTGCAGCACGATATCCGCACCGGCAACGGCGGCGACCAGCGCGTCGGAAGCCGGTTTTAACCCATCCCCGGTAAAGACGATGGCGTCGATACCTTCGGCGCGAAGCCGCTCGGCTTTCTCCTCTGTCCGAACGGAACCGCCGACTGGCCATCCGCGTTCACGGAGTCGACGGGCGACCCGCACGCCTGAGAAGCCCAGACCGAAGCAGAAGAATTTTGGTGTTGACCCTCGGCTCACGTTGCCCCTCACCTAATATTTGCCAATCGTGCCGCATCGGTTGTACGACGGGCGCCCATGGCGGGGGCAAGCCTGCCCGCCGCATTCTTCCTCATTCGTATATCCATTCCATACGGGAGCGCAAAATCTTGTGTCAGGCGGCAAGACGCGTGTTCGCTTCGCTATGTCCCGCAGTCCGTTCGGCATCGGTGCCCGCGGTCCTGTCCGGACCGGTGGTGGCGGTAGCAGCGGCGGGGTCATTGCTGGTCGCGGTGGCTGATTTTCCGGCCCACGCGGCAGTATCGAATACGCCGCCGGAAGCAGCGACCCGCGACTACGAAAGTTGTCTCGGCACCGCGCGCAGCGACGGTGAGGCCGCGCTTGCTTTGGCCGACATGCTGGCTGCCGACGGCCACTCCCGTGCCGCGGCCCATTGTCGGGCCGTGGCATACACGACACTCGATCGACCCGCCGACGCCGCAGCGGCGCTGCTGCGACTGGCCGAGCAGACCGACGCTGACGCAGAGAAGGATGGTTTGCACGGTGATCGTCTGCGCCTCGAAGCGGCCCGTCTGTTTCATCAGGCGGGCAACCCCGAAGCAGCCCGGTCGGTTCTGGGAACCATCGTCAATGGGGCCGCCGACCCGACGCGCAACGACATCCTGATGTCGGCGTCGCTGTTGTCGGCGGATCTCGCGTGGTCGGCCCGCGATCTGAATGCCGTCGAAACGTCGCTTGATCGCGCAGCGTCAATCGACCCCGACGCGCCGGCGGTACTGGTCCGCCGCGCGGCTCTGTTTCGGGCCCGGAACAACCCTCAAGCCGCCGTCGATCTTCTGGCCCGACCGGAACTGGAAACACCTCCGCCGGAGATCTTGCTGGAACGAGGGCTTGCCAATCTCGATACCGGCCGCCTTCCTGCCGCACGGGCGGACTGGGTGCGGTTGATCGCCCTTTATCCGGACAGCGCCGCCGCCAATGCGGCGCGGCGCAATCTCGACCGGCTCGAAGCCACGCTGGAGTCACTGGACACCGGACGCACCGTCGATCCCGATCGCGGTGAGACACCCGGTTCAGACCGGTAGCGGCCGGCCTGCCCGGCGCGCCTCACGACGCTGACAGTGCCCTCGCCATGGCCGGCAAGCTGACATCGAGCCGGTGTTCCACGCCGCTGTGGGTGCCGGAGAACTCCTGATATTCGTGATCGACGCCATGCCCGATCAACGACCTGCTCAGGCGGCGGGCGCCGTAAAGCAGGTTGTATTGGTCGGCATCGCCGCAGTCGATGAACAGAAACGCCAGCGACGCCAACGCCTCTTTGTGCTGCCCGGCAATCAATGCCGGATCGTGATCCAGCCAGGCCTGCCATCTCTCGGGCACCAGTTCGCAGGTATCGGTCGTCACCGGCAGGCGGACCCCGAAAGGTGCCGAGGAATCCGGATCATAGGTCGCCGCCATGGCCAGGATCATCAGTGCATGGATATCGTTGCCGGCTACCTTGTCGCTGTCTTCGAAGGCCGTCATGAACCGCTCGACCGACCCGTCATGCCTGGCGAGCGCCCGCAGCACCACCGGCATGTCCGGCAGATAACAGAGATCGAACCCCATATCGCCCGAATGGCACGCCGCCGCCGACCAGACATAGGGGTGGCGCATGGCATTCATCAGCGCCCCATAACCACCGGAAGATTTGCCGAACAGTCCGCGCCGACCGGCGCCGCCGCACCGGAACCGGCCCTCGACCGCCTTCACCATGTCGGTCGCCAGGAAGTCTTCCCACCGCCCGAAAACCGGCGAGTCCAGGTACTGATTGCCGCCCAGCCGCGTAAAGGCGTCGGGAAACGCCACGACCGCCGGCGGCATGACGCCTGTGTGGATCAATCTGTCCAGCCGTTCCGGGACATTTTCGCTGAAATTCTTCCAGCTCGTGCGTCCCAGCCCGCTGCCTGTGAAACCGGCCAGATCAACCATCAAAGGCAGTCCGGCTCCGTCATGGCCGGCCGGCACGTAAACGTCGATGGCGCGGCACGTGGGATCGTCCAGCATGTTGCCGGCAAGGGCTGCGCTATCGACAAACAGCCGGGAGACGGTCCCGGCCGGGGGAATGGGGCGTTTGTGCACGATTGTCTCCTTGGCGAAGGCCCTGGGATTGCCAGGGCGACCCGTCAGTCCATCTGGTCTCCGGTCCGATAGCATATAGAGGCCGCCGTCGGCCAGTCTGCCCGCTAGCCGACCAGGAATAGGTCCGATTTGGTACTATCTGTCCGGGATCGACGAACCATTGGGTTGCCTCATCGCGGCAGACCGCGTCCAGGCCGATTTATATGTCAATAGTTATGCCCTATAGTCGATTTTCCTCTCGCGTCGGCCCGGAAAATCCTGTAGAAAGTTTACGACGCGCCCGCGGATTGCCCCGCGGATTGCGATGGCGCGATGATTTTTGTCTGCGGTTTCGGCGGCTGCCGCCCCTTTGGCACGCCGCACTGGCCGCAGCGCGAACCGTAGGCAGGCATCAGGAATTGAATCCGGGCGATTGCGACCGGCGCCGACTGGCGGCCGGAGGAACGCTCGACCCGGCGAACACGAACAATACGGCGGGGAAAAGCCATGGCCGGCAACATGCTGAAATTCGTGACTACCGACCAGGAGATGCCCGACAAGCGCTCGGCAGAGGCACGGCGGGCGGATTGGCACGAAATATATGGTGAGTACATCAAGGAAAAGGCCGAAACGCAAGCCGGCCGGTGCTCTCAATGCGGCGTGCCCTTTTGTCAGGTGCACTGCCCGCTGCAAAACAACATCCCCGACTGGCTGATGCTGACGGCAGAGAACCGCCTGGAAGAGGCTTACGAAGTCTCTCAGGCGACGAACACGTTTCCGGAGATCTGCGGGCGGATCTGCCCGCAGGACCGCCTGTGCGAAGGCAACTGCGTCATCGAACAGGCCGGACACGGCACGGTGACCATCGGCCAGATCGAGAAATACATCACCGACACCGCCTGGGACAACGACTGGGTCAAGCCGATCCGGCCGCGGCGCGAGCGCGATCAGTCGATCGGGGTCGTGGGCGCCGGACCCGGCGGTCTCGCCGCCGCCGAAAGACTGCGCCGCCAGGGATATCAGGTCCATGTCTACGACCGGTATGACCGCGTCGGCGGGCTGATGATCTATGGCATTCCCAATTTCAAACTCGAAAAGGAGGTCGTTCAGCGGCGCACTGCATGGCTCGAAGACGGCGGCGTCATTTTCCATACGAATTTCGAAGTCGGTCGCGACGCGACCCTGGAAGAACTGCGCGGCAAGCACGACGCGCTGCTGATCGCGACCGGCGTCTACAAGGCCCGCGACTTTCAGGCGCCCGGCGCGGGATTGAAAAACGTTCTGCCGGCGATGGACTATCTGACCGCCAGCAACCGCAAGGGCCTGGGCGACGATGTTCCGGCCTTCGAGGACGGGCAGCTGAACGCCAGGGGCAAGCACGTCGTCGTCATCGGCGGCGGCGACACCGCCATGGATTGCGTGCGCACCGCCATCCGGCAGGAAGCCGCGTCGGTAAAATGCCTCTACCGACGCAATCGCGCGAACATGCCGGGCTCCCAGCGCGAGGTCGCCAACGCCGAGGAAGAAGGCGTCGAGTTCATCTGGCAGTCCGCACCGGAAGCCTTCATCGGCGACGAAGCGGTCAAAGGCGTCCGCGCCTATCGCATGCATCTGGGCGCACCGGATTCCAGCGGCCGGCAAAGCCCGCAGCGGATCGAAGACAGCGACTTCACGATTGAAGCCGACATCGTGATCAAGGCGTTGGGCTTCGACCCGGAAGACCTGCCGGGGCTGTTCGGCAGCCCGGACCTGAAAGTCAGCCGCTGGGGCACCGTCAGCGTGTCGTGGAAGACGATGATGACCAATCTCGACGGTGTGTTCGCCGCCGGCGACATCGTCCGTGGCGCCAGCCTGGTCGTGTGGGCGATCCGCGACGGCCGCGACGCCGCCGACGCCATGCACGCGTGGCTCAAGGAGCGGGCGCGGACCGAAGAAGCGGTCGCCGCCGAATAACCGCCCGCCCTCCGGCCGAACGCCCCTGTTTCAAGACCGCAAGGTCGACCGCTAAAAGGAAGACAGCCCATGAGCACGCAACCCACCGACAAGGGCCGTCAATTCGTGGACAGCTATCTGGAAAACCGCGACCGTCTGGTTGCCGGCGGTGCCTATAACCCCGCCGACGAGCACGACGCCTGCGGCGTCGGCTTCGTCGCGTCGATCGACGGCTCGT includes:
- a CDS encoding nitroreductase, producing the protein MPENEAVLSFLEARRSVMVRDMVEPGPDAASLDRILKVATRVPDHGKLTPWRIKILHRAGQEALGARLGEIFKRDYPAANENKIAVEAERMTRAPLVLAVVSTPDVNHPKIPVQEQLLSAGLVCYNILCAALAMGYAAQWITEWPAYSPDVVAHLGHNPETDRIVGFVYLGTAREQPTERPRPAVEDVARVWEG
- a CDS encoding SDR family oxidoreductase, encoding MSRGSTPKFFCFGLGFSGVRVARRLRERGWPVGGSVRTEEKAERLRAEGIDAIVFTGDGLKPASDALVAAVAGADIVLQSAAPLESGDPALLAFADAPGGGNGIWAGKTWIGYLSTIGVYGDRKGEWTDETVPIAARSVRAKRRAAAEAAWTEAGRAAGVPVHIFRLPGIYGPGRSAIDQVEAGTARRIIKPNQVFNRIHVDDLADAVVASIDRPGIGPVFNLCDDEPSPSEQVIAEACRLLGVPIPEAVAFDDADMSPMARDFYSENKRISNARMKNLLDVTLAYPTYREGLRAILDERRKD
- a CDS encoding alpha/beta hydrolase-fold protein — translated: MHKRPIPPAGTVSRLFVDSAALAGNMLDDPTCRAIDVYVPAGHDGAGLPLMVDLAGFTGSGLGRTSWKNFSENVPERLDRLIHTGVMPPAVVAFPDAFTRLGGNQYLDSPVFGRWEDFLATDMVKAVEGRFRCGGAGRRGLFGKSSGGYGALMNAMRHPYVWSAAACHSGDMGFDLCYLPDMPVVLRALARHDGSVERFMTAFEDSDKVAGNDIHALMILAMAATYDPDSSAPFGVRLPVTTDTCELVPERWQAWLDHDPALIAGQHKEALASLAFLFIDCGDADQYNLLYGARRLSRSLIGHGVDHEYQEFSGTHSGVEHRLDVSLPAMARALSAS
- a CDS encoding NAD(P)-dependent oxidoreductase, producing MAGNMLKFVTTDQEMPDKRSAEARRADWHEIYGEYIKEKAETQAGRCSQCGVPFCQVHCPLQNNIPDWLMLTAENRLEEAYEVSQATNTFPEICGRICPQDRLCEGNCVIEQAGHGTVTIGQIEKYITDTAWDNDWVKPIRPRRERDQSIGVVGAGPGGLAAAERLRRQGYQVHVYDRYDRVGGLMIYGIPNFKLEKEVVQRRTAWLEDGGVIFHTNFEVGRDATLEELRGKHDALLIATGVYKARDFQAPGAGLKNVLPAMDYLTASNRKGLGDDVPAFEDGQLNARGKHVVVIGGGDTAMDCVRTAIRQEAASVKCLYRRNRANMPGSQREVANAEEEGVEFIWQSAPEAFIGDEAVKGVRAYRMHLGAPDSSGRQSPQRIEDSDFTIEADIVIKALGFDPEDLPGLFGSPDLKVSRWGTVSVSWKTMMTNLDGVFAAGDIVRGASLVVWAIRDGRDAADAMHAWLKERARTEEAVAAE